A genomic stretch from Lathyrus oleraceus cultivar Zhongwan6 chromosome 2, CAAS_Psat_ZW6_1.0, whole genome shotgun sequence includes:
- the LOC127122684 gene encoding uncharacterized protein LOC127122684, which yields MGPPGFRKAMPIEPKKSNLELLMKNSMMTQTHQKNEIRNQNLLTNEALRQLTTRIDDVYTHNKKLETQISQVAQQKASTSIPFGSFPRQPEQNPKGHLSASITHSGKCVGNSSEREEEVEDSVPTPPKNEFIEDVEKEAPNVSHPPYKPIVPFPQRLVKAKVEAQFKKFVELLKKIHLNVSFTEALTQITSYVMFLKEILSNKRKPKDHETMTMTLDSNVVIQNMVIPKLKYMGSSSIPYQIGTMDFERALCDLGASVSLMHLYVCKKLDMGEMTPTIVSLHLVNRSVTYPIYVLEDVPVRAGEYYVFVDFVIMEIDKDYQIPIILGRPFLSTERPIIDVKRGKLTFEVGEEKIKFILAMFLKNTSLKILVV from the coding sequence ATGGGACCACCAGGTTTCCGAAAAGCTATGCCAATTGAACCTAAGAAATCCAACTTAGAACTTTTGATGAAAAATTCCATGATGACACAAACCCATCAAAAAAACGAAATTAGAAATCAAAACCTCCTCACCAATGAGGCACTTAGGCAGTTGACCACTAGGATTGACGATGTTTACACCCATAACAAAAAgttggagactcaaatctcccaAGTGGCTCAACAAAAAGCTTCTACCTCCATCCCTTTTGGGTCATTTCCGAGGCAACCCGAGCAAAATCCCAAGGGACATTTGAGTGCTTCGATAACTCATAGTGGTAAGTGTGTGGGTAATTCTAGTGAGAGAGAAGAAGAGGTTGAAGATAGTGTGCCAACACCACCTAAAAATGAGTTTATTGAAGATGTTGAGAAGGAAGCACCCAATGTTTCTCATCCTCCATACAAACCTATCGTTCCTTTCCCACAAAGGCTTGTGAAAGCCAAAGTGGAAGCCCAATTCAAAAAGTTCGTGGAACTTCTTAAGAAGATCCACCTCAATGTATCTTTCACTGAGGCACTAACTCAAATTACATCTTATGTTATGTTTTTAAAAGAGATTCTTTCCAATAAAAGGAAGCCAAAAGACCATGAAACTATGACTATGACTCTTGATAGTAATGTTGTGATTCAAAATATGGTGATCCCTAAGCTTAAATATATGGGGAGTTCCTCTATCCCTTATCAAATAGGCACCATGGACTTTGAGAGAGCACTTTGTGATTTAGGGGCTAGCGTTAGCTTGATGCATTTGTATGTGTGTAAGAAGTTAGACATGGGAGAGATGACACCGACTATCGTGTCTCTCCATCTTGTAAATAGATCGGTCACATACCCCATATATGTTTTAGAAGATGTACCGGTGAGAGCTGGAGAATATTATGTGTTTGTAGACTTTGTCATAATGGAAATCGATAAGGATTACCAAATCCCAATAATCTTAGGTAGACCCTTTTTATCTACGGAGAGGCCCATCATTGATGTTAAGAGAGGGAAGTTGACTTTTGAGGTAGGAGAAGAGAAGATTAAGTTTATTCTAGCAATGTTTTTGAAAAATACTTCATTGAAGATTCTTGTTGTCTAG
- the LOC127118967 gene encoding ACT domain-containing protein ACR4 — translation MAFISEVNMSYSSSHYMDDEYEKLFRRMNPPRVVIDNEACKNATVIRVDSANKHGILLEVVQILTDLSLIITKAYISSDGGWFMDVFNVTGQDGNKVTDEVILDYIRKSLGPESCFPTTMRSVGVKQTMDHTAIELLGSDRPGLLSEVSAVLTNLKCNIVNAEVWTHNTRAAAVMHVTDEETGSAITDPKRLSLVKELLRNVLGGGNRKRGAKTVVTDDSTHTDRRLHQMMFDDRDYERVDDDDFDEKQRPNVDVVNWSDKDYSVVTIECKDRPKLLFDTVCTLTDMQYVVFHANIDAEGPQAYQEYYIKHIDGSPVKSDAERQRVIHCLEAAIERRVSEGLKLEICTTDRVGLLSNVTRIFRENSLTVTRAEVTTKGGKAVNTFYVRGASGCIVDSKTIESIRQTIGNTILKVKGSPESVPQDSPTRSSIFSGLFKSRSFVNFGLVKSYS, via the exons ATGG CTTTTATTTCTGAGGTCAACATGAGTTACTCTTCTTCTCATTACATGGATGATGAATATGAGAAACTCTTCAGGAGAATGAATCCTCCTAG GGTTGTTATTGATAATGAAGCCTGCAAGAATGCCACTGTTATAAGG GTGGATAGTGCAAACAAACATGGAATACTTTTGGAAGTTGTGCAAATCCTCACTGATTTAAGTCTCATCATAACTAAGGCTTATATATCTTCTGATGGTGGATGGTTCATGGATG TTTTTAATGTAACTGGCCAAGATGGAAACAAAGTCACAGATGAAGTTATTTTGGATTACATTAGAAAG TCTCTTGGTCCTGAATCCTGCTTTCCAACTACGATGAGATCTGTCGGTGTTAAACAAACAATGGACCACACCGCAATAGAGTTATTGGGAAGTGACAGGCCCGGATTGCTCTCAGAAGTGAGTGCTGTTCTCACAAACCTCAAATGCAACATAGTGAATGCCGAGGTTTGGACTCACAACACTCGTGCAGCTGCTGTAATGCATGTGACCGACGAGGAAACCGGTTCTGCTATTACCGACCCTAAGAGACTTTCGCTAGTCAAGGAGCTTCTACGCAATGTGCTTGGTGGTGGAAATAGGAAAAGAGGTGCCAAAACTGTTGTCACGGATGATTCGACGCATACTGATAGAAGGCTTCATCAGATGATGTTTGATGATAGGGATTATGAACGTGTCGACGATGATGACTTTGACGAGAAACAAAGACCGAACGTTGATGTTGTGAATTGGTCGGATAAGGATTATTCTGTTGTTACTATTGAATGTAAGGATCGGCCGAAGCTTTTGTTCGACACGGTTTGTACTTTGACAGATATGCAATATGTAGTGTTTCATGCTAATATTGATGCTGAGGGGCCACAAGCATATCAG GAATATTATATCAAGCATATAGATGGGTCCCCTGTAAAGTCAGATGCAGAAAGACAAAGAGTGATACACTGTCTTGAAGCTGCAATTGAGAGAAGAGTTTCTGAG GGTTTGAAGCTAGAAATCTGCACCACCGACAGAGTAGGACTATTATCAAATGTGACACGTATCTTTAGAGAGAATAGCCTCACAGTTACAAGAGCAGAAGTAACAACAAAAGGAGGAAAAGCTGTGAACACTTTCTATGTTCGTGGAGCTTCAGGTTGTATTGTTGATTCTAAGACAATTGAATCCATAAGGCAAACAATAGGTAACACAATACTAAAAGTAAAGGGCAGTCCTGAATCTGTTCCTCAAGATTCTCCTACAAGATCGTCTATCTTTAGTGGTCTTTTCAAGTCAAGATCTTTTGTTAACTTCGGTTTGGTTAAATCTTACTCCTGA